A DNA window from Cottoperca gobio unplaced genomic scaffold, fCotGob3.1 fCotGob3_389arrow_ctg1, whole genome shotgun sequence contains the following coding sequences:
- the LOC115005897 gene encoding succinate--hydroxymethylglutarate CoA-transferase-like yields MFVCLQVKHNDLMQEMNHPTAGHITVPGPAVRFSSFTPEEPTPPPLIGQHTVQVLRDNLSYSDDVIKALLLSGAVAQNQVS; encoded by the exons atgtttgtttgtttgcaggtGAAGCACAACGACCTCATGCAGGAGATGAACCACCCGACGGCAGGACACATCACTGTACCCG GGCCGGCGGTTCGTTTCAGCAGCTTCACCCCCGAAGAGCCGACGCCCCCTCCTCTGATTGGCCAGCACACCGTGCAGGTGCTGCGAGACAACTTGTCCTAcagtgatgatgtcatcaaagCGCTGCTGCTGTCCGGGGCGGTGGCACAGAACCAAGTgtcctga